Proteins found in one Primulina eburnea isolate SZY01 chromosome 16, ASM2296580v1, whole genome shotgun sequence genomic segment:
- the LOC140816349 gene encoding uncharacterized protein isoform X2 codes for MMLDDFFTLTEMNHGLTSPSRVMELVAVMQKGRNGTANAGDTIRQCSALASTIAATENKDCLDLFILLDGVQFIDKWLKAVQKFNNESDKIFPEEIIIHLLQALETLHMNDGNLVASEIWVTVEDLLVYGSSKVQGKARVLFESWKFKRDGVDSVSVEKVGALANDEMDESDHVQRGSGCSKSPSRYSSPSSDFSGLDKGQESANDEQVPSTVSEALHRDPFAGACSSNKILDTPVGDDRASDQVVLPLSKPAEGFPMSVPRQGMNDGIAEFPKLESTGDLIHAPKIECSSEKSVSLEESNRSENKAMSASSDAADANKSVMEHENKNSWDEGPPFIKIDSGGKDVVDDGCYENKCRSSSLDLSCHISIKVESGAVDSKEQGCSSEKPPEGNIRQPYNLDPVSESQSHDNEGSHNKVMNIPELSAEASPIQEFATCIENPGTAQTSSTTKDMETSQVTEVDIEEARAGKGPCKFDLNQEVCSEDIDHLGNQTGTTSIVSASMDAPGLPVSPMQFEGNLGWKGSADQNDSLPASPDQSPASSEDLPIGVIRSTPKPPRGFYKIDLNIAESGDGNTRDLLHHKQVSVYSGFPFWESSMETDSRKYERPDLDLNLTSEDNGVPSDWRIGHHLPKENDRQHQSHSSLASSKQPLSIIDLNDQPFFLNDSYDISCSSNVNVSGGIKTDESIISILGARVKVNPKDLVPQTMPFPNGRTPELTLDVKVGSTESSFAIGSVLPYAHSSVYGYKNVAPVPEVAVSPFSSSLCGSGEAIPYMVDSRGSPVIPQIAGTEPLFVSNMMSSIPSDGAGPSWSSFVLNSGAMVIDGGKDPLVLRDFFNLGPIRSMDDQLRTHTLPTVSSVVSGKRKEVPDNGLERYPFRNFTPPWK; via the exons ATGATGCTGGATGACTTTTTCACTTTGACTGAGATGAATCATGGGCTGACATCCCCCTCTCGAGTCATGGAACTTGTGGCTGTCATGCAGAAGGGAAGAAATGGTACTGCCAATGCTGGTGACACAATCAGGCAGTGTTCGGCACTTGCAAGTACCATTGCTGCTACTGAGAACAAGGATTGTCTTGATCTTTTTATTCTGTTAGATGGAGTTCAATTTATTGATAAGTGGCTGAAGGCTGTTCAGAAGTTCAATAATGAGTCAGataaaatatttccagaagagATAATTATTCATCTACTCCAAGCCCTTGAAACACTGCATATGAACGACGGAAATTTGGTTGCCTCTGAAATCTGGGTGACTGTCGAGGATCTCCTAGTTTATGGTAGCTCTAAGGTACAAGGTAAAGCTCGAGTGCTGTTTGAAAGCTGGAAATTTAAAAGAGATGGTGTTGACTCTGTCTCAGTTGAGAAAGTTGGAGCATTAGCTAATGATGAAATGGATGAAAGTGATCATGTTCAAAGGGGTAGTGGATGTTCAAAATCACCTTCGAGATATTCTTCTCCTTCCAGTGATTTTTCTGGTCTGGATAAGGGCCAGGAATCAGCTAATGATGAACAAGTGCCCTCTACAGTTTCTGAAGCTCTTCATCGTGATCCATTTGCAGGTGCATGCAGTTCGAACAAAATACTAGATACCCCGGTTGGGGATGACAGAGCTTCAGATCAAGTCGTTCTACCTCTTTCTAAACCTGCCGAGGGTTTTCCTATGT CTGTTCCAAGACAAGGCATGAATGATGGTATTGCGGAGTTTCCTAAGTTAGAGTCAACTGGTGATTTGATACATGCCCCGAAGATTGAATGTTCATCTGAGAAGTCAGTCTCTCTCGAAGAATCTAACAGATCTGAAAACAAAGCTATGTCTGCAAGTTCTGATGCCGCAGATGCAAATAAATCTGTAATGGAACATGAGAACAAAAATTCTTGGGATGAAGGTCCACCTTTTATTAAAATTGATTCTGGTGGCAAAGATGTCGTGGATGATGGCTGTTATGAAAACAAATGCAGAAGTTCATCTCTAGACCTTTCTTGCCATATTTCCATAAAAGTGGAGAGTGGAGCTGTAGATTCCAAAGAACAAGGTTGCAGTTCTGAGAAACCACCAGAAGGTAATATTAGGCAGCCATATAACCTGGACCCTGTGAGTGAAAGTCAATCCCATGATAACGAGGGATCACATAATAAGGTGATGAATATCCCGGAGTTGTCTGCTGAAGCTTCACCGATACAAGAGTTTGCAACTTGCATCGAAAACCCAGGCACGGCACAGACTAGTAGCACCACCAAAGATATGGAAACCTCTCAAGTCACCGAGGTTGATATTGAAGAAGCCAGAGCAGGAAAAGGCCCATGTAAATTTGACTTGAATCAAGAAGTTtgttcagaagatattgatcaTCTTGGGAATCAAACCGGAACGACGTCTATTGTTTCTGCTTCAATGGACGCTCCTGGACTCCCTGTTTCTCCTATGCAGTTTGAGGGCAATCTTGGCTGGAAAGGGTCAGCTGACCAAAATGATTCTCTTCCTGCATCACCTGATCAAAGTCCTGCAAGCAGTGAGGATCTTCCCATTGGGGTTATCCGTAGCACTCCAAAGCCTCCCCGAGGATTTTATAAAATTGATCTGAATATCGCTGAAAGTGGAGATGGCAATACGAGAGACCTGTTGCACCATAAACAAGTTTCTGTATATTCTGGTTTTCCTTTTTGGGAATCTTCTATGGAAACAGATTCAAGAAAATATGAACGTCCTGATTTGGATCTGAATCTTACAAGTGAAGACAATGGAGTTCCATCAGATTGGAGGATAGGGCACCACTTGCCCAAAGAAAATGACCGCCAACATCAGTCTCATTCTTCTTTAGCATCATCGAAGCAGCCTTTAAGCATTATTGATCTGAATGATCAACCATTTTTTCTAAATGATTCTTATGATATTTCCTGTTCAAGTAATGTGAATGTTTCAGGTGGTATTAAAACAGATGAGTCCATAATTTCCATCTTGGGAGCCAGAGTGAAGGTCAATCCCAAAGATCTCGTTCCACAAACGATGCCCTTTCCAAATGGCCGGACTCCAGAGCTTACACTTGATGTTAAAGTGGGTAGTACAGAGAGTTCTTTTGCGATTGGATCTGTTCTTCCATATGCGCATTCGTCAGTTTATGGTTACAAAAACGTTGCACCTGTTCCGGAAGTTGCTGTTTCGCCTTTCTCCTCCTCTCTATGTGGATCTGGAGAAGCAATTCCTTACATGGTAGATTCTAGAGGATCACCTGTTATCCCCCAAATTGCTGGCACTGAACCACTATTCGTCTCAAACATGATGAGCTCAATTCCATCAGATGGAGCTGGCCCTTCATGGAGCAGTTTCGTTCTGAACTCTGGAGCCATGGTTATAGATGGAGGTAAGGACCCTTTAGTCCTCAGAGATTTCTTTAATTTAGGTCCAATCAGGTCTATGGATGATCAGCTGAGGACTCATACCTTACCCACCGTCAGTTCAGTCGTCAGTGGAAAGCGAAAAGAAGTACCAGATAATGGTTTGGAACGTTACCCTTTTAGAAATTTTACACCACCATGGAAATAG
- the LOC140816224 gene encoding endoplasmin homolog produces MRKWTIPSALFLLCLLFLLPDQGRKLHANAEIDVDAPVDPPKVEDKIGAVPHGLSTDSDVVKRESESISRKTLRADAEKFQFQAEVSRLMDIIINSLYSNKDIFLRELISNASDALDKIRFLSLTDKEILGEGDDTKLEIQITLDKEKKILSIRDRGIGMTKEDLIKNLGTIAKSGTSAFVEKMQTSGDLNLIGQFGVGFYSVYLVADYVEVISKHNDDKQHVWESKADGAFAVSEDVWNEPLGRGTEIRLHLRDEAQEYLDENKLKELVKKYSEFINFPIHLWASKEVDEEVPAEEDESSDEEETPESKSSEDEGEEDDAEKEEDEKKPKTKKVKKTTYEWELLNDMKAVWLRNPKEVTDEEYEKFYHSLAKDFSDEKPLAWSHFTAEGDVEFKAVLFVPPKAPQDLYESYYNSKKSNLKLYVRRVFISDEFDDLLPKYLNFLKGLVDSDTLPLNVSREMLQQHSSLKTIKKKLIRKALDMIRKLAEEDPDESYDKEKKDVEESDDSNEKKGQYTKFWNEFGKSIKLGIIEDATNRNRLAKLLRFETTKSDGKLTSLDQYISRMKSGQKDIFYITGTSKEQLEKSPFLERLTKKNYEVIFFTDPVDEYLMQYLMDYEDKKFQNVSKEGLKIGKDSKDKELKESFKELTKWWKGALASENIDDVKISNRLADSPCVVVTSKYGWSSNMERIMQSQTLSDANKQAYMRGKRVLEINPRHPIIKELRERVVKDPEDESVKQTAQLMYQTALMESGFILNDPKDFASRIYSSVKNSLNISPDAIVEEEDDVEETESESIVKETQSPSITEEEPESDVKDEL; encoded by the exons ATGAGGAAGTGGACGATCCCTTCCGCTCTCTTCTTGTTATGCCTTCTGTTTCTCCTTCCGGATCAAG GTAGGAAATTACATGCAAATGCAGAAATTGATGTGGATGCTCCTGTTGATCCACCGAAAGTGGAAGATAAGATTGGAGCTGTTCCCCATGGATTATCTACAGATTCTGATGTTGTTAAAAG AGAATCCGAGTCCATATCAAGAAAAACTCTTCGTGCCGACGCGGAGAAGTTTCAATTCCAGGCTGAAGTTTCACGCCTTATGGACATCATTATCAACTCACTTTACAGCAATAAAGATATTTTCTTGAGAGAGTTGATCTCTAATGCTTCTGAT GCACTGGACAAGATTAGATTCCTGTCACTCACTGACAAAGAAATTTTGGGCGAAGGCGATGATACGAAACTCGAGATTCAG ATTACATTGGATAAAGAGAAGAAAATACTTTCAATTCGTGACAGAGGTATCGGAATGACAAAGGAGGATTTGATTAAGAATTTGGGAACCATCGCTAAATCTGGAACTTCAG CATTTGTAGAAAAAATGCAGACCAGTGGAGATCTTAACCTTATTGGGCAATTTGGTGTTGGATTCTACTCTGTATATCTTGTGGCTGACTACGTTGAAGTAATTAGCAAACATAATGATGATAAACA GCATGTATGGGAGTCAAAAGCTGATGGAGCTTTTGCCGTTTCTGAAGATGTTTGGAATGAGCCACTTGGACGGGGAACCGAAATTAGGTTGCATCTCAGAGATGAAGCTCAAGAATATTTAGATGAGAACAAACTAAAG GAATTGGTCAAAAAGTATTCTGAATTTATCAACTTCCCCATCCACCTCTGGGCTAGCAAAGAAGTGGACGAAGAGGTACCTGCTGAGGAAGATGAGTCAAGTGACGAAGAGGAAACAC CTGAAAGTAAATCATCTGAGGATGAAGGAGAGGAAGATGATGCTGAgaaagaagaggatgagaaaaAACCCAAGACGAAGAAAGTAAAGAAAACTACCTATGAGTGGGAACTTTTGAATGATATGAAAGCTGTATGGTTGCGGAATCCGAAAGAAGTTACGGATGAAGAATACGAGAAATTTTATCACTCTCTGGCCAAG GACTTCAGTGATGAGAAGCCTCTAGCATGGAGTCACTTCACTGCAGAAGGTGATGTCGAGTTCAAAGCTGTGTTGTTTGTGCCACCTAAGGCTCCTCAAGATTTGTATGAGAGTTATTACAACTCAAAGAAATCCAACTTGAAATTATATGTAAGGCGGGTCTTTATCTCTGATGAATTTGATGACCTACTACCCAAGTATCTGAACTTCTTGAAG GGTCTTGTCGATTCTGATACTTTACCACTTAATGTATCAAGAGAAATGCTGCAGCAACACAGCAGCttgaaaacaattaagaaaaaaCTTATTCGTAAGGCCCTCGATATGATCCGCAAACTTGCTGAGGAGGATCCTGATGAATCTTATGATAAAGAGAAGAAAG ATGTTGAAGAATCTGATGACAGCAATGAGAAGAAAGGTCAGTACACAAAATTTTGGAATGAATTTGGCAAGTCAATTAAGCTTGGTATTATTGAGGATGCCACTAACAGAAACCGATTGGCAAAACTTCTTCGATTTGAGAC AACTAAATCAGATGGTAAATTAACGTCACTGGACCAATACATATCAAGGATGAAATCAGGGCAGAAGGATATCTTTTATATTACTGGAACAAGCAAGGAACAGTTGGAGAAATCTCCATTCCTCGAGAGATTAACAAAGAAGAATTATGAG GTTATTTTCTTCACTGATCCTGTAGATGAATATCTGATGCAATATTTAATGGATTATGAGGACAAAAAATTCCAGAATGTGTCTAAAGAGGGTCTGAAAATTGGTAAGGATTCAAAAGACAAAGAACTCAAGGAGTCATTCAAAGAGCTGACCAAATGGTGGAAGGGTGCTCTCGCCAGCGAGAACATCGATGATGTGAAGATAAGCAATCGTTTGGCTGACTCCCCATGTGTTGTAGTGACATCAAAATATGGTTGGAGCTCAAACATGGAAAGGATCATGCAGTCTCAAACACTGTCAGATGCAAATAAGCAAGCTTACATGCGTGGAAAGAGGGTGCTCGAAATTAACCCGCGACACCCTATTATCAAGGAGCTTCGGGAGAGAGTGGTGAAAGATCCTGAG GATGAAAGCGTTAAGCAAACAGCACAACTTATGTATCAAACTGCCCTTATGGAAAGTGGATTCATACTCAACGATCcaaaggattttgctagccgaATCTACAGTTCAGTGAAAAACAGTCTCAATATCAGCCCTGATGCAATAGTGGAGGAGGAAGATGATGTTGAAGAAACTGAGAGTGAATCCATTGTAAAAGAAACACAATCTCCTTCCATCACTGAAGAAGAACCAGAATCTGATGTGAAAGATGAATTGTAG
- the LOC140816349 gene encoding uncharacterized protein isoform X1: MMLDDFFTLTEMNHGLTSPSRVMELVAVMQKGRNGTANAGDTIRQCSALASTIAATENKDCLDLFILLDGVQFIDKWLKAVQKFNNESDKIFPEEIIIHLLQALETLHMNDGNLVASEIWVTVEDLLVYGSSKVQGKARVLFESWKFKRDGVDSVSVEKVGALANDEMDESDHVQRGSGCSKSPSRYSSPSSDFSGLDKGQESANDEQVPSTVSEALHRDPFAGACSSNKILDTPVGDDRASDQVVLPLSKPAEGFPMCESIGITLVESRIPAVPRQGMNDGIAEFPKLESTGDLIHAPKIECSSEKSVSLEESNRSENKAMSASSDAADANKSVMEHENKNSWDEGPPFIKIDSGGKDVVDDGCYENKCRSSSLDLSCHISIKVESGAVDSKEQGCSSEKPPEGNIRQPYNLDPVSESQSHDNEGSHNKVMNIPELSAEASPIQEFATCIENPGTAQTSSTTKDMETSQVTEVDIEEARAGKGPCKFDLNQEVCSEDIDHLGNQTGTTSIVSASMDAPGLPVSPMQFEGNLGWKGSADQNDSLPASPDQSPASSEDLPIGVIRSTPKPPRGFYKIDLNIAESGDGNTRDLLHHKQVSVYSGFPFWESSMETDSRKYERPDLDLNLTSEDNGVPSDWRIGHHLPKENDRQHQSHSSLASSKQPLSIIDLNDQPFFLNDSYDISCSSNVNVSGGIKTDESIISILGARVKVNPKDLVPQTMPFPNGRTPELTLDVKVGSTESSFAIGSVLPYAHSSVYGYKNVAPVPEVAVSPFSSSLCGSGEAIPYMVDSRGSPVIPQIAGTEPLFVSNMMSSIPSDGAGPSWSSFVLNSGAMVIDGGKDPLVLRDFFNLGPIRSMDDQLRTHTLPTVSSVVSGKRKEVPDNGLERYPFRNFTPPWK; encoded by the coding sequence ATGATGCTGGATGACTTTTTCACTTTGACTGAGATGAATCATGGGCTGACATCCCCCTCTCGAGTCATGGAACTTGTGGCTGTCATGCAGAAGGGAAGAAATGGTACTGCCAATGCTGGTGACACAATCAGGCAGTGTTCGGCACTTGCAAGTACCATTGCTGCTACTGAGAACAAGGATTGTCTTGATCTTTTTATTCTGTTAGATGGAGTTCAATTTATTGATAAGTGGCTGAAGGCTGTTCAGAAGTTCAATAATGAGTCAGataaaatatttccagaagagATAATTATTCATCTACTCCAAGCCCTTGAAACACTGCATATGAACGACGGAAATTTGGTTGCCTCTGAAATCTGGGTGACTGTCGAGGATCTCCTAGTTTATGGTAGCTCTAAGGTACAAGGTAAAGCTCGAGTGCTGTTTGAAAGCTGGAAATTTAAAAGAGATGGTGTTGACTCTGTCTCAGTTGAGAAAGTTGGAGCATTAGCTAATGATGAAATGGATGAAAGTGATCATGTTCAAAGGGGTAGTGGATGTTCAAAATCACCTTCGAGATATTCTTCTCCTTCCAGTGATTTTTCTGGTCTGGATAAGGGCCAGGAATCAGCTAATGATGAACAAGTGCCCTCTACAGTTTCTGAAGCTCTTCATCGTGATCCATTTGCAGGTGCATGCAGTTCGAACAAAATACTAGATACCCCGGTTGGGGATGACAGAGCTTCAGATCAAGTCGTTCTACCTCTTTCTAAACCTGCCGAGGGTTTTCCTATGTGTGAGTCAATTGGCATTACCTTGGTGGAATCACGTATTCCAGCTGTTCCAAGACAAGGCATGAATGATGGTATTGCGGAGTTTCCTAAGTTAGAGTCAACTGGTGATTTGATACATGCCCCGAAGATTGAATGTTCATCTGAGAAGTCAGTCTCTCTCGAAGAATCTAACAGATCTGAAAACAAAGCTATGTCTGCAAGTTCTGATGCCGCAGATGCAAATAAATCTGTAATGGAACATGAGAACAAAAATTCTTGGGATGAAGGTCCACCTTTTATTAAAATTGATTCTGGTGGCAAAGATGTCGTGGATGATGGCTGTTATGAAAACAAATGCAGAAGTTCATCTCTAGACCTTTCTTGCCATATTTCCATAAAAGTGGAGAGTGGAGCTGTAGATTCCAAAGAACAAGGTTGCAGTTCTGAGAAACCACCAGAAGGTAATATTAGGCAGCCATATAACCTGGACCCTGTGAGTGAAAGTCAATCCCATGATAACGAGGGATCACATAATAAGGTGATGAATATCCCGGAGTTGTCTGCTGAAGCTTCACCGATACAAGAGTTTGCAACTTGCATCGAAAACCCAGGCACGGCACAGACTAGTAGCACCACCAAAGATATGGAAACCTCTCAAGTCACCGAGGTTGATATTGAAGAAGCCAGAGCAGGAAAAGGCCCATGTAAATTTGACTTGAATCAAGAAGTTtgttcagaagatattgatcaTCTTGGGAATCAAACCGGAACGACGTCTATTGTTTCTGCTTCAATGGACGCTCCTGGACTCCCTGTTTCTCCTATGCAGTTTGAGGGCAATCTTGGCTGGAAAGGGTCAGCTGACCAAAATGATTCTCTTCCTGCATCACCTGATCAAAGTCCTGCAAGCAGTGAGGATCTTCCCATTGGGGTTATCCGTAGCACTCCAAAGCCTCCCCGAGGATTTTATAAAATTGATCTGAATATCGCTGAAAGTGGAGATGGCAATACGAGAGACCTGTTGCACCATAAACAAGTTTCTGTATATTCTGGTTTTCCTTTTTGGGAATCTTCTATGGAAACAGATTCAAGAAAATATGAACGTCCTGATTTGGATCTGAATCTTACAAGTGAAGACAATGGAGTTCCATCAGATTGGAGGATAGGGCACCACTTGCCCAAAGAAAATGACCGCCAACATCAGTCTCATTCTTCTTTAGCATCATCGAAGCAGCCTTTAAGCATTATTGATCTGAATGATCAACCATTTTTTCTAAATGATTCTTATGATATTTCCTGTTCAAGTAATGTGAATGTTTCAGGTGGTATTAAAACAGATGAGTCCATAATTTCCATCTTGGGAGCCAGAGTGAAGGTCAATCCCAAAGATCTCGTTCCACAAACGATGCCCTTTCCAAATGGCCGGACTCCAGAGCTTACACTTGATGTTAAAGTGGGTAGTACAGAGAGTTCTTTTGCGATTGGATCTGTTCTTCCATATGCGCATTCGTCAGTTTATGGTTACAAAAACGTTGCACCTGTTCCGGAAGTTGCTGTTTCGCCTTTCTCCTCCTCTCTATGTGGATCTGGAGAAGCAATTCCTTACATGGTAGATTCTAGAGGATCACCTGTTATCCCCCAAATTGCTGGCACTGAACCACTATTCGTCTCAAACATGATGAGCTCAATTCCATCAGATGGAGCTGGCCCTTCATGGAGCAGTTTCGTTCTGAACTCTGGAGCCATGGTTATAGATGGAGGTAAGGACCCTTTAGTCCTCAGAGATTTCTTTAATTTAGGTCCAATCAGGTCTATGGATGATCAGCTGAGGACTCATACCTTACCCACCGTCAGTTCAGTCGTCAGTGGAAAGCGAAAAGAAGTACCAGATAATGGTTTGGAACGTTACCCTTTTAGAAATTTTACACCACCATGGAAATAG